One genomic window of Acuticoccus sediminis includes the following:
- the fumC gene encoding class II fumarate hydratase: MTTRTETDSFGPLEVPSERYYGAQTARSLINFKIGEQKMPAPLVRALGVIKKAAALANKELGNLDAKIADAIADAAQDVIDGKRGEDFPLVIYQTGSGTQSNMNANEVISNLAIERLGGVIGSKDPVHPNDHVNRSQSSNDTFPTAMHVAAAEEITHKLIPAMTHLRDALNAKAEEFADIIKIGRTHTQDATPLTLGQEFSGYVAQLDFAIQQVTASLGALYPLAQGGTAVGTGLNAKPGFSEAVARHIAEITGLPFVTAPNKFAALAGNDGYVAAHGALNTAATALFKIANDIRFLGSGPRSGLAELSLPENEPGSSIMPGKVNPTQCEAMTMVACRVFGNQTTLTVAGSQGHFELNVYKPVMADAFLQSTRILADACVSFTDNCVVGIEANRDRIKDLMERSLMLVTALAPEIGYDNATKIAKTAHKKGTTLREEAVGGGYVTEETFDRVVRPEKMTGPS, translated from the coding sequence ATGACCACCCGCACAGAAACGGATTCCTTCGGACCGCTCGAAGTCCCGAGCGAGCGCTACTACGGCGCTCAGACCGCCCGAAGCCTGATCAACTTCAAGATCGGCGAGCAGAAAATGCCCGCCCCTCTGGTCCGCGCTCTCGGCGTCATCAAGAAGGCCGCCGCGCTCGCCAACAAAGAGCTCGGCAACCTCGACGCCAAGATCGCCGACGCCATCGCCGACGCCGCCCAGGACGTGATCGACGGCAAACGGGGCGAGGATTTCCCCCTCGTCATCTACCAGACCGGCTCCGGCACGCAGTCGAACATGAACGCCAACGAGGTCATCTCGAACCTCGCGATCGAGCGTCTCGGCGGCGTGATCGGCTCCAAGGACCCGGTTCACCCGAACGACCACGTCAACCGCTCGCAGTCGTCGAACGACACGTTCCCGACCGCGATGCACGTCGCCGCCGCCGAGGAGATCACGCACAAGCTGATCCCGGCGATGACGCACCTGCGCGACGCGCTGAACGCCAAGGCGGAAGAGTTCGCCGACATCATCAAGATCGGCCGCACCCATACCCAGGACGCGACGCCGCTCACCCTCGGCCAGGAATTCTCCGGCTACGTCGCGCAGCTCGACTTCGCGATCCAGCAGGTGACGGCCTCGCTGGGCGCCCTCTATCCGCTCGCCCAGGGCGGCACCGCCGTCGGCACCGGCCTCAACGCCAAGCCGGGCTTCTCCGAGGCGGTCGCCAGGCACATCGCCGAGATCACCGGGCTGCCGTTCGTCACCGCGCCGAACAAGTTCGCCGCGCTCGCCGGCAATGACGGCTACGTCGCCGCCCACGGCGCGCTGAACACCGCCGCCACCGCGCTCTTCAAGATCGCCAACGACATCCGCTTCCTCGGCTCCGGTCCCCGCTCGGGCCTCGCCGAGCTCTCGCTGCCGGAGAACGAGCCGGGCTCGTCCATCATGCCGGGCAAGGTCAACCCGACCCAGTGCGAGGCGATGACGATGGTGGCCTGCCGCGTGTTCGGGAACCAGACCACGCTGACGGTCGCCGGCAGCCAGGGCCACTTCGAGCTCAACGTCTACAAGCCGGTGATGGCGGACGCCTTCCTGCAGTCGACGCGCATCCTCGCCGACGCCTGCGTGAGCTTCACCGACAACTGCGTCGTCGGCATCGAGGCGAATCGCGACCGGATCAAGGACCTGATGGAGCGCTCGCTCATGCTGGTCACGGCGCTGGCGCCGGAGATCGGCTACGACAACGCCACGAAGATCGCAAAGACCGCCCACAAGAAGGGCACTACGCTGCGCGAGGAGGCCGTCGGCGGCGGCTACGTCACCGAGGAGACCTTTGACCGGGTCGTGCGTCCGGAGAAGATGACGGGTCCTTCGTGA
- a CDS encoding AsmA family protein — protein MNWFIISVGVAIVLALTAAVVGPHFIDWTLYRAQIEANAERALGTEVAFAGGADVRILPRPRVTVENVTLGPASRPLMMARRVEMQLELTPLLKREIQITNLAIEAPIIFARISPNGRMELPDLTAEHTIASYFDVSDVMIDTVTLTDATLVVVDDRTGVRRTLDNITLSGSARSLKGPFNLAGSLKADGWTQNVSISAGALDNGTIPLSVRLAPVGTSVAMTFDGALSPQPTAPGLAGSFAVTSASGVPWSIQGDMALDPVALRLGRATLSYGEGDTPMQLAGSAVYNLTKSDPIALAFAARQMDLDRVDRALRETEEPTAPADMLDRLVDHLSPAVSGLGSLTLPNVPITADIDIGTLIAGGAVTRDVSVRLATGASGLTVERAEALLPGDTHVETNGRITSDGYAGAVRVSASQPSIFAHWWSGEEFAGAVVDPILVEADIDATSQSLDARRLSIRVGDSRATGRWRMRSTPAGRKVDISLGAPIVDVDDVMDAVAIMPRRLVPTNGTDVSVNLTVDRVVIGSVEGSTLNVNASYADGTLQIDALEADRFGGISVFAIGQLGDLKDEPIGSITGTIKVVDGDALAASVRQLFPLSDMARRFGAIAPHLAPGDFSFRIVGDTAPDAPKLAVSLDGSANGTSLTLETAGNPFDPDWTSRPASLSLDVANADASILAQQFGLVPPEGSGPGSLTVRVDGTPATGADTEVRLTAFGTTLGYAGGLRYGEDTGLDGHLTADAETLGPLASLTDLPLPAGAALSLGADVRTEDAVVLDNISGMVDGVAVAGGLRATREGISGSLDIGAADLAALTSLILGPDAWTGTGDGAAWPATAFARIEGPALPVTLDIAADSLALGRNSLADARFKLDLARDRLTISDASGRLADGEASGSLQIARNGAAAELSGAFDLTGANVAPLLWTSGGEPVAEGALSLATRFMSRGYTVADLVTALEGEGTLSVADGRLRAFNAAPFDWPDASGAAPQEGEVRDDFVQHLGAADTRFDTLTADIAIANGTARLSHVAFDPPQELTVSTATFDLGAWQLRADVSLRTIVSGTPAVPIGVIFAGPMGEPDRAVDVSRLTAWAALRSIERLVEAVESDNEALAAEADAQGAPSSRALEELGVAPGTPAAPSAGQDGGPDPAGATTPSPPPALPAPPEDGRSAGTGAPTPAAPAGPAEATPAQRSENSGASSDPVGDYIRNTHSLDPPVTTYESREPSGDPAADGPGPAGGATREPALAD, from the coding sequence GTGAATTGGTTCATAATCAGCGTCGGCGTGGCCATCGTGCTGGCGCTGACCGCCGCTGTCGTCGGCCCCCACTTCATCGACTGGACCCTCTATCGCGCGCAGATCGAGGCGAACGCCGAGCGCGCGCTGGGCACGGAGGTCGCCTTCGCCGGCGGCGCGGACGTGCGCATCCTGCCGCGTCCGCGCGTCACCGTGGAGAACGTCACTCTCGGCCCCGCGTCCCGCCCGCTGATGATGGCGCGGCGGGTGGAGATGCAGCTCGAGCTGACGCCGCTGCTGAAGCGCGAGATCCAGATCACCAACCTCGCCATCGAGGCGCCGATCATCTTCGCCCGCATCTCCCCGAACGGGCGGATGGAGCTGCCGGACCTGACCGCCGAGCACACCATCGCGTCCTATTTCGACGTCTCGGACGTGATGATCGACACCGTCACGCTCACCGACGCCACGCTGGTGGTGGTCGACGACCGGACCGGCGTCCGGCGCACCCTGGACAACATCACCCTCTCGGGAAGCGCGCGGTCCCTGAAGGGGCCCTTCAACCTCGCCGGCAGCCTCAAGGCCGACGGCTGGACCCAGAACGTCAGCATTTCGGCCGGTGCGCTGGACAATGGCACGATCCCCCTGTCCGTCCGCCTCGCGCCGGTGGGGACGAGCGTCGCGATGACGTTCGACGGCGCCCTGTCGCCCCAGCCGACGGCGCCGGGCCTCGCAGGGTCGTTCGCCGTCACCAGCGCGTCGGGCGTGCCGTGGTCGATCCAGGGGGACATGGCGCTCGACCCCGTCGCGCTGCGGCTCGGGCGCGCCACGCTGAGCTACGGCGAGGGCGATACGCCGATGCAGCTCGCGGGCAGCGCGGTCTACAACCTCACGAAATCCGATCCGATCGCCCTCGCCTTCGCCGCCCGCCAGATGGACCTCGACCGGGTGGACCGCGCGCTGCGCGAGACCGAGGAGCCGACGGCCCCGGCGGACATGCTGGACCGGCTCGTCGACCACCTCTCCCCCGCCGTCTCCGGCCTCGGCTCCCTGACGCTCCCGAACGTGCCGATCACCGCCGACATCGACATCGGCACGCTGATCGCCGGCGGCGCGGTGACACGGGACGTCTCGGTGCGGCTCGCGACCGGTGCCAGCGGGCTCACGGTGGAGCGCGCGGAGGCGCTGCTGCCGGGCGACACCCACGTCGAGACCAACGGCCGCATCACGTCTGACGGGTACGCGGGAGCGGTGCGCGTATCCGCCTCGCAGCCCTCGATCTTCGCGCACTGGTGGTCGGGAGAGGAGTTCGCGGGGGCCGTGGTCGACCCGATCCTCGTCGAGGCGGACATCGACGCGACCTCGCAATCGCTCGACGCGCGGCGGCTTTCCATCCGTGTCGGCGACAGTCGCGCCACCGGGCGCTGGCGGATGCGCTCGACGCCGGCGGGCCGCAAGGTCGACATCTCGCTCGGAGCGCCCATCGTCGACGTGGACGACGTGATGGACGCCGTCGCGATCATGCCCCGCCGCCTCGTGCCCACCAACGGCACCGACGTCTCCGTCAATCTGACGGTGGACCGGGTGGTGATCGGTTCGGTGGAAGGGTCCACGCTCAACGTCAACGCCAGCTACGCCGACGGGACGCTGCAGATCGACGCGCTGGAGGCGGACCGGTTCGGCGGCATATCGGTATTCGCCATCGGCCAGCTCGGCGATCTGAAGGACGAGCCGATCGGCTCCATCACCGGAACGATCAAGGTCGTCGACGGCGACGCGCTCGCCGCCAGCGTGCGCCAGCTCTTCCCGCTCAGCGACATGGCGCGGCGGTTCGGCGCGATCGCCCCGCACCTCGCGCCGGGCGACTTCTCCTTCCGGATCGTCGGCGACACCGCGCCGGACGCGCCGAAGCTCGCCGTCTCGCTCGACGGGAGCGCCAACGGGACGTCGCTGACGCTCGAGACGGCGGGGAACCCCTTCGACCCGGACTGGACGAGCCGTCCGGCGAGCCTCTCGCTCGACGTCGCGAACGCCGACGCGTCGATTCTGGCACAGCAGTTCGGCCTGGTCCCGCCGGAGGGATCGGGACCCGGATCGCTGACCGTCCGCGTCGACGGAACGCCCGCGACGGGTGCCGACACGGAGGTCCGGCTTACCGCCTTCGGCACGACGCTCGGCTATGCCGGCGGCCTGCGGTACGGCGAGGACACCGGGCTCGACGGCCACCTGACCGCCGACGCCGAGACGCTCGGCCCCCTCGCCTCCCTCACCGATCTGCCGCTGCCGGCCGGTGCCGCCCTCTCGCTGGGCGCCGACGTCCGCACCGAGGACGCGGTCGTGCTCGACAACATCTCCGGCATGGTGGACGGCGTCGCCGTCGCCGGAGGCCTGCGCGCGACGCGCGAGGGGATCAGCGGATCGCTCGACATCGGGGCGGCCGACCTCGCGGCGCTGACGTCGCTGATCCTGGGCCCGGACGCCTGGACCGGCACGGGGGACGGCGCGGCGTGGCCGGCCACGGCCTTCGCACGCATCGAGGGACCGGCGCTCCCGGTCACGCTCGACATCGCCGCCGACAGCCTGGCGCTCGGTCGCAACAGCCTCGCCGACGCCCGGTTCAAGCTGGACCTCGCCAGGGATCGCCTCACCATCTCCGACGCGAGCGGCCGCCTCGCGGACGGCGAGGCGAGCGGCTCGCTCCAGATCGCGCGCAACGGCGCCGCGGCGGAGCTGAGCGGTGCGTTCGACCTCACCGGCGCGAACGTTGCGCCGCTGCTGTGGACGTCCGGCGGCGAACCCGTCGCCGAAGGGGCGCTGTCGCTCGCGACGCGCTTCATGTCGCGCGGCTACACCGTTGCCGACCTCGTCACGGCACTGGAGGGCGAAGGGACGCTCAGCGTGGCGGACGGCCGGCTGCGCGCCTTCAACGCCGCGCCCTTCGACTGGCCCGACGCCTCCGGCGCGGCGCCGCAGGAGGGAGAGGTCCGCGACGACTTCGTGCAGCACCTCGGCGCGGCCGACACCCGATTCGACACGCTGACAGCGGACATCGCCATTGCCAACGGGACCGCGCGGCTCAGCCACGTCGCGTTCGATCCGCCGCAGGAGCTGACGGTCTCGACGGCGACGTTCGACCTCGGCGCGTGGCAGCTCCGCGCCGACGTTTCGCTGCGCACGATCGTCTCCGGGACGCCGGCGGTGCCGATCGGCGTGATCTTCGCCGGGCCGATGGGCGAGCCGGACCGGGCCGTGGACGTCTCGCGCCTCACCGCCTGGGCGGCGCTGCGCAGCATCGAGCGGCTGGTCGAGGCGGTGGAGAGCGACAACGAGGCGCTGGCCGCCGAGGCCGACGCCCAGGGCGCACCGTCCTCCCGCGCGCTGGAAGAGCTGGGCGTTGCGCCCGGGACGCCGGCCGCCCCTTCGGCCGGGCAGGACGGAGGCCCGGACCCGGCCGGGGCAACGACCCCATCGCCCCCGCCCGCGCTCCCGGCGCCGCCGGAGGACGGGCGGAGCGCCGGGACCGGCGCGCCAACTCCGGCGGCGCCGGCAGGCCCTGCGGAGGCGACGCCCGCCCAGCGGTCCGAGAATTCCGGTGCCTCGTCCGACCCGGTCGGCGACTACATCCGCAACACGCACTCGCTCGACCCGCCGGTCACGACCTACGAATCGCGCGAGCCCTCGGGGGATCCTGCCGCGGACGGCCCGGGGCCGGCGGGCGGCGCCACGCGCGAGCCGGCGCTCGCCGACTGA
- a CDS encoding ribbon-helix-helix domain-containing protein — translation MALEPAFWDALQLWAHEEGVSLAALIASIDRRREDGSLASALRLAVLAYAFAREPSR, via the coding sequence GTGGCCCTTGAGCCGGCCTTCTGGGATGCGCTCCAGCTCTGGGCGCACGAGGAGGGGGTGTCGCTGGCGGCGCTGATCGCATCGATCGACCGCCGCCGCGAGGACGGATCCCTCGCCTCGGCCCTGCGCCTCGCCGTGCTCGCCTATGCCTTCGCCCGCGAGCCCAGCCGCTGA
- a CDS encoding chloride channel protein — protein MTPDDKDQTDPSADDDAEESADAMGEELADLVTGPVEPTPPARRFERIATKLAKISTWSLEQYRRSAENFSTFLADRQPGLWLIALAVGLAIGTAAVVFRIGIGWVQWLWVGETSEYVIDHIRGLPRWVVFFAPVAGGLVVGLLNQFVLSGRRAGAVADVIEVSAQGGRGLGLANGLWSALATVISLGAGASAGREGPVVHLGATLATTMTRAFSYPAPAARIILACGVASAISASFNAPIAGVLFAHEVVLRHYAVSAFVPIVIASVAGTLAGRVLFIGDMAAFQIPAYAIGSYWEMPAFALLGLTAAVVAISFQFALIVFDQTARSIMMPAWSRPVVGGAVMGLFGLTLPQVLGVGYEATDIALHGGFGLWMMITLLVAKIIATSVALAFRFGGGIFSPALYLGAMTGGSFGMIAAAQAPDLASDHGLYAILGMGSVAAALLGAPISTTVMVFELTGGYALSIALLLSVSIATGLHLAIHGRSYFYHQLETRGVVLAEGPHRFFLKTVTVTSFMSPLEEEASLTDRGDPRTVREFDTLETVLRVFNETGADALAVISSRDPELVVGTVTHVQALRAYNRRLVETSVEEHR, from the coding sequence ATGACGCCCGACGACAAAGACCAGACCGACCCTTCCGCCGACGACGACGCCGAAGAAAGCGCCGACGCCATGGGAGAGGAGCTCGCCGACCTCGTCACCGGCCCCGTCGAACCGACGCCGCCGGCCCGCCGGTTCGAGCGCATCGCGACCAAGCTCGCCAAGATCAGCACCTGGTCGCTCGAACAGTACCGACGCTCCGCCGAAAACTTCTCGACCTTCCTCGCCGACCGGCAGCCGGGCCTCTGGCTCATCGCGTTGGCGGTGGGGCTGGCGATCGGCACCGCCGCGGTGGTCTTCCGCATCGGCATCGGCTGGGTCCAGTGGCTGTGGGTGGGGGAAACGAGCGAGTACGTCATCGACCATATCCGCGGGCTGCCGCGCTGGGTGGTCTTCTTCGCGCCGGTGGCGGGCGGTCTCGTGGTGGGGCTCCTCAACCAGTTCGTCCTCTCCGGCCGCCGCGCGGGGGCCGTCGCGGACGTGATCGAGGTGTCGGCCCAGGGCGGGCGGGGGCTCGGCCTCGCCAACGGGCTCTGGTCGGCGCTCGCGACGGTCATATCCCTCGGCGCCGGGGCGAGCGCGGGGCGCGAGGGGCCGGTGGTCCACCTCGGCGCCACCCTCGCGACGACGATGACGCGCGCGTTCAGCTACCCGGCCCCGGCCGCGCGCATCATCCTCGCCTGCGGTGTCGCCAGCGCCATCTCCGCGTCCTTCAACGCCCCCATCGCCGGCGTCCTCTTCGCCCACGAGGTGGTGCTGCGGCACTACGCGGTGTCGGCGTTCGTGCCGATCGTCATCGCCTCGGTGGCCGGAACGCTCGCCGGGCGGGTGCTCTTCATCGGCGACATGGCCGCGTTCCAGATCCCGGCCTACGCCATCGGCTCCTACTGGGAGATGCCGGCCTTCGCGCTCCTCGGCCTGACCGCGGCGGTGGTGGCGATCAGCTTCCAGTTCGCCCTCATCGTCTTCGACCAGACCGCGCGCTCGATCATGATGCCGGCGTGGTCGCGCCCGGTCGTGGGCGGCGCCGTCATGGGTCTCTTCGGCCTGACGCTGCCGCAGGTGCTGGGCGTCGGCTACGAGGCGACGGACATCGCGCTTCACGGCGGCTTCGGCCTCTGGATGATGATCACGCTGCTGGTCGCCAAGATCATCGCGACGTCGGTGGCGCTGGCCTTCCGCTTCGGCGGCGGCATCTTCTCGCCCGCGCTCTACCTCGGCGCGATGACGGGCGGCTCGTTCGGGATGATCGCCGCCGCGCAGGCCCCGGACCTCGCCTCCGACCACGGCCTCTACGCGATCCTCGGGATGGGCTCGGTCGCGGCGGCGCTGCTCGGTGCGCCGATCTCCACGACGGTGATGGTGTTCGAGCTGACCGGCGGCTACGCGCTGTCCATCGCGCTCTTGTTGTCGGTGTCGATCGCGACGGGGCTCCACCTCGCGATCCATGGCCGCTCCTACTTCTACCACCAGCTCGAGACGCGCGGCGTCGTCCTGGCGGAGGGGCCGCACCGCTTCTTCCTGAAGACGGTGACGGTCACCTCGTTCATGAGCCCGCTGGAGGAGGAGGCGAGCCTCACCGACCGCGGCGACCCCCGGACGGTGCGTGAGTTCGACACGCTGGAGACGGTCCTGCGCGTCTTCAACGAGACGGGCGCCGATGCGCTCGCCGTCATCTCGTCGCGGGATCCGGAGCTCGTCGTCGGCACCGTGACCCACGTGCAGGCCCTTCGCGCCTACAACCGCCGCCTGGTGGAGACGAGCGTCGAGGAGCACCGCTAG
- a CDS encoding helix-turn-helix domain-containing protein — protein MSEPRSEPVPNQRSANSVDGHVGSRVRLRRLELGLSQEKLAEQLGITFQQVQKYERGTNRIGASRLHQIAIVLQAPITYFFEGATDAGISRVNDATPLSQALSDPATVRLVRAFATISDPQLKQKAVGIIEAIAETPALKNGTDG, from the coding sequence ATGAGTGAGCCGCGCTCAGAACCTGTTCCCAATCAGAGGTCGGCCAACTCCGTCGACGGACATGTTGGCTCCCGGGTGCGCCTCCGCCGGCTCGAGCTCGGCCTCAGCCAGGAGAAGCTCGCCGAGCAGCTCGGGATCACCTTCCAGCAGGTGCAGAAGTACGAGCGCGGCACCAACCGCATCGGTGCCAGCCGGCTCCACCAGATCGCGATCGTGCTCCAGGCACCGATCACCTATTTCTTCGAAGGGGCCACTGACGCCGGGATCTCCCGCGTCAACGACGCCACGCCGCTCTCGCAGGCGCTGAGCGATCCGGCCACCGTCCGCCTGGTGCGCGCCTTCGCGACCATCTCCGATCCGCAGCTCAAGCAGAAGGCTGTCGGGATCATCGAGGCCATCGCCGAGACGCCGGCCCTCAAGAACGGCACGGACGGATAA
- a CDS encoding DUF4169 family protein, with amino-acid sequence MTGELVNLRRERKRRQRDADREAAAESRARHGRTAAQRNSETLSKEREDARHEAHKRDRTS; translated from the coding sequence GTGACCGGCGAACTCGTCAACCTGCGGCGGGAGCGCAAGCGCCGCCAGCGGGATGCCGACCGGGAGGCCGCGGCCGAGAGCCGCGCCCGCCACGGACGGACCGCCGCACAACGCAACTCTGAGACGCTGAGCAAGGAGCGCGAAGATGCCCGGCACGAAGCGCACAAGCGCGACCGGACTTCATAA
- a CDS encoding FAD-binding oxidoreductase translates to MAAPLTRQSRNDSGIHLAVPILKQRFGDRCETGQAIREQHGHTTTWIPTEAPDAVVFAESADDVTAVVDICREHGVPIVPFGVGTSLEGHVNAPLGGVCIDFSRMNRVLHVHDEDLTCTVEPGITRKALNAYLRDRGLFFPIDPGADATIGGMCATRASGTNAVRYGTMRDNVISLEAVMANGEKITTASRAKKSSAGYDITRLLIGSEGTLGIITAVTLKLSGIPEAISAAVCPFPSVEAACQATIATIQSGIPVARIELLDALQMKAVNAHSKLDLAETPTLFLEFHGSAAGVAADSEAVAAIAEDLGGGPFHFSTRAEERTRLWQARHDAYFAAIGLRAGCTVFSTDVCVPISRLAECVEETRADLEVLDLIGPIVGHVGDGNFHVLILMDPEDMAERDRASEFLERLAKRAIDMDGTCTGEHGVGQGKMKYLRRELGGTVDVMRAIKTALDPDGLLNPGKIFQ, encoded by the coding sequence ATGGCCGCGCCCCTCACGCGCCAATCACGAAACGACTCCGGAATTCACCTTGCCGTGCCGATATTAAAGCAGCGATTCGGCGATCGGTGCGAGACCGGACAGGCCATCCGCGAACAGCACGGCCACACAACCACCTGGATTCCCACAGAGGCGCCGGACGCGGTGGTCTTCGCCGAGAGCGCCGACGACGTCACCGCCGTCGTCGACATCTGCCGCGAACACGGCGTCCCGATCGTCCCCTTCGGGGTCGGCACCTCGCTGGAAGGGCACGTCAACGCCCCCCTCGGCGGCGTCTGCATCGACTTCAGCCGGATGAACCGGGTTCTCCACGTCCATGACGAGGACCTCACCTGCACGGTGGAGCCGGGCATCACCCGCAAGGCGCTCAACGCGTACCTGCGCGACCGGGGGCTCTTCTTCCCCATCGATCCGGGCGCGGACGCCACCATCGGCGGCATGTGCGCGACCCGCGCGTCCGGCACCAACGCCGTGCGCTACGGCACGATGCGCGACAACGTGATCTCGCTGGAGGCCGTAATGGCGAACGGCGAAAAGATCACCACCGCGAGCCGGGCGAAGAAGTCGTCCGCGGGTTACGATATTACCCGCCTGCTCATCGGGTCGGAGGGGACGCTCGGCATCATCACCGCCGTCACCCTCAAGCTTTCGGGCATCCCGGAGGCGATTTCGGCCGCCGTGTGCCCCTTCCCCTCCGTCGAGGCAGCGTGCCAGGCGACGATCGCGACCATCCAGTCCGGCATTCCCGTCGCCCGGATCGAGCTTCTCGACGCGCTGCAGATGAAGGCCGTCAACGCCCATTCCAAGCTCGACCTCGCCGAGACGCCGACGCTGTTCCTCGAGTTCCACGGCTCGGCGGCGGGCGTCGCGGCTGACAGCGAGGCGGTGGCCGCGATCGCGGAGGATCTCGGCGGCGGCCCCTTCCACTTCTCCACCCGCGCGGAGGAACGCACGCGCCTCTGGCAGGCGCGCCATGACGCCTACTTCGCCGCCATCGGCCTGCGCGCGGGCTGCACGGTCTTCTCGACCGACGTGTGCGTGCCGATCTCGCGCCTCGCCGAATGCGTGGAGGAGACGCGGGCCGACCTCGAGGTGCTCGACCTCATCGGCCCGATCGTCGGCCACGTGGGCGACGGCAACTTCCACGTTCTCATCCTGATGGATCCTGAGGACATGGCCGAGCGCGACCGCGCCTCGGAGTTCCTGGAGCGTCTCGCCAAGCGGGCCATCGACATGGACGGCACCTGCACCGGCGAGCACGGCGTCGGCCAGGGCAAGATGAAGTACCTGCGCCGGGAGCTGGGCGGCACGGTGGACGTGATGCGCGCCATCAAGACCGCTCTCGACCCGGACGGGCTCCTCAATCCCGGCAAAATCTTTCAATAA
- a CDS encoding thioesterase family protein — MLSPNEPPFGPDGLIWSEPYDIELDWLDYNGHLNMAYYHVMFDRTVDIAFDILGLGRAYRSSQQASIFNVETHVVYRREVSAHDQVRVSFHLIGRDDKRLHGFQTMVRLGDDQLAATSESLFIHVDMTSRQVSPLPARGIAAADEMIARQAGVGMPAMAGRRIAPLN; from the coding sequence ATGCTTTCGCCGAACGAGCCCCCCTTCGGTCCGGACGGACTGATCTGGTCAGAGCCCTACGACATCGAGCTCGATTGGCTGGATTATAACGGCCACCTGAACATGGCCTACTACCATGTGATGTTCGACCGGACGGTGGACATCGCATTCGATATCCTGGGCCTCGGCCGCGCCTACCGGTCGAGCCAGCAGGCCTCTATCTTCAACGTCGAGACGCACGTGGTCTACCGCCGCGAGGTCTCGGCGCACGATCAGGTGCGCGTGAGCTTCCACCTCATCGGCCGGGACGACAAGCGCCTGCACGGCTTCCAGACGATGGTGCGGCTCGGCGACGACCAGCTCGCAGCGACCTCCGAGTCGCTGTTCATCCATGTGGACATGACGAGCCGCCAGGTCTCGCCGCTCCCGGCGCGGGGGATCGCGGCGGCCGACGAGATGATCGCGCGGCAGGCCGGTGTCGGCATGCCCGCCATGGCAGGACGACGCATCGCGCCGCTCAACTGA
- the surE gene encoding 5'/3'-nucleotidase SurE, with product MRILITNDDGARAPGIKLLEEIARSFTDDVWIVAPEFDQSGVSHAISLHEPLRVHHEGEKRYFVRGTPADCVILAVEHLMDGKPDLVLSGVNRGGNMADSIAYSGTVGAAMTALTVGVPAMALSQYFQGTEVKWECARAYAKPLIERLLEVKWPSSVVPNINFPHRAPGEIAGVKLCHPGHGFISGVNVVERVDVRGLSYHWLQFRRAAEDIDDPECDISLLRDGYITITPLRPDRHGEWNWGDMRAEFGDLLTVAPLADLSGD from the coding sequence ATGCGAATCCTAATCACCAACGACGATGGCGCGCGCGCTCCGGGCATCAAGCTCCTGGAGGAGATCGCGCGGTCTTTCACCGACGACGTCTGGATCGTCGCTCCCGAGTTCGACCAGTCCGGGGTCAGCCACGCCATCAGCCTGCACGAGCCGCTGCGCGTGCACCACGAGGGCGAGAAGCGCTATTTCGTGCGCGGCACCCCGGCGGACTGCGTGATCCTGGCGGTCGAACACCTGATGGACGGCAAGCCCGACCTCGTCCTGTCGGGCGTCAACCGCGGCGGCAACATGGCCGATTCGATCGCCTATTCCGGCACCGTCGGTGCGGCCATGACGGCGCTTACCGTCGGCGTCCCGGCGATGGCGCTCAGCCAGTACTTCCAGGGCACCGAGGTGAAGTGGGAGTGCGCTCGCGCCTACGCCAAGCCGCTGATCGAGCGCCTCCTCGAGGTCAAATGGCCGTCGAGCGTGGTGCCGAACATCAACTTCCCGCACCGCGCGCCGGGTGAGATCGCCGGCGTGAAGCTCTGCCATCCGGGGCACGGCTTCATCAGCGGCGTCAACGTGGTGGAGCGCGTCGACGTGCGCGGCCTCTCCTACCACTGGCTGCAGTTCCGCCGGGCGGCGGAGGACATCGACGATCCCGAGTGCGACATCAGCCTGCTGCGCGACGGCTACATCACCATCACTCCGCTGCGTCCGGACCGGCACGGCGAGTGGAACTGGGGCGATATGCGCGCCGAGTTCGGCGACCTCCTGACCGTCGCGCCGCTCGCCGACCTCAGCGGCGACTGA
- a CDS encoding DUF423 domain-containing protein — protein sequence MRVVVVGALYGALAVGLGAIGAHALDSNFVPQNAEMFDKAVFYQLIHALAMVAIGGLKDRVLPVLLGAASWAFGLGVLLFSGSLYLLALGGPADVMYATPIGGVLLLLGWLILAVAAARRM from the coding sequence ATGCGGGTTGTTGTGGTTGGCGCTCTCTATGGCGCACTTGCGGTAGGACTTGGCGCGATCGGGGCGCATGCGCTCGACAGCAATTTCGTGCCGCAGAACGCCGAGATGTTCGACAAGGCCGTCTTCTACCAGCTCATCCATGCGCTGGCGATGGTGGCGATCGGTGGGCTGAAGGACCGCGTGCTGCCGGTTCTTCTCGGCGCGGCGTCGTGGGCGTTCGGGCTCGGCGTGCTGCTGTTCTCGGGCTCGCTCTACCTGCTGGCTCTCGGTGGTCCGGCCGACGTCATGTATGCGACGCCGATCGGCGGCGTCCTCCTGCTGCTGGGCTGGCTGATCCTCGCCGTCGCCGCCGCGCGGCGCATGTAA